DNA sequence from the Acetobacteroides hydrogenigenes genome:
CAATAAAGTTATTCAATACCTTATCAACGCCCAAGGCAACCTTTTGGCCTCGCAAATAATACTTTCGGAAATACCAACCAAAGCCCCCGAGAACCTTTCTCCCGAACAAAAACAACAGTACCTGATAGCCAACTGGTGGAATACCTTTCCTTTCGAAAACCCCAACATTACCAACACGCCAGGTATTGCCGAAAAACTCTGGGATTACTTCGACCTGTTTTACGTTGATGGAGTATCGCGCCAAGAGCAGGATAGCTACTTTAAACGAGCCATTGACGAGGTGATGAACCAGCCAAGCATATCTAAAGAGGTACAGACCTTTTTTGTAAGCGAAATGGTAAAAACATTTTCGCAATCGTCGCACGATGCCCTCATCGACTATATCAAGAAAAGCTACTCCCAAAATGCGCCTCCAAATCTAGATGCCGAGTTCGACAGAATTACCAACACTGCAATTGGACGTATTGCCCCAAACTTCACGGTTCAAACCGACTCTACAAAAACAGAACTCCTGAAGATGAAAAGCCAAGGAGTTGTACTGATTTTCTGGTCCATGCAATGTTCGCACTGCCAAAAGCTTCTTCCAGAGATTAAAAAGAATTATGCCAAACTCAGGGCGTCCGGTTTTGAAGTAATTGCGGTAAACCTCGATGCTTACCGCCCCGCATGGAAGCTTGACGTTGCAAAAAATGGCTACCCATGGATTAATATGAACGTGCAAAATCCGTATAACGACCCCATCACAGCTAGCTACAACGTCACAGGAACTCCTACCATATTCATCCTCGATTCCGAAAAACGTATTGTCGAAAAACCAAACGACATAAAGGAGATCATGAAAGCAGTAGAATCCATCAACCATAAAACAAAAGAGGAAGGCAATTAGCCTTCCTCTTTTGTTTTATGCTGCTAACGTTAGATGAGGACTTATTCTCCTCCTGTCATATTCTTTACGTTCGAAATCTCCATAAAAGAAGCCCCACTATTTTTTCCGAAGCTTCCGCCTACAACAATAATCAAATCTTCTGGATTAAACTTTCCCTTATCGCTAACGATCTTTACTGCATCTCGAATAAACTCGTCTCGACTTTCGCGAGGAGAGAAATACTCTGAGTAAACACCATAAGAAAGGGCAAGCTCGCGCACAACGCGTTTTTTATAGCATTTTGCAAATACGGGCAACTTCCCCCTAAATGCGGCCATATATCTACCTGTACGACCTGTATTTGTATCTATAATCACTGCTTTAATAGGCAAACTCAATGAGGCCTTAACCGCCGAACGTGCAAGTTGCGCAGTTATCTCATTATTTACTCGAATGTAGCTAATCTCTTCTTCTGGGTTAAGGTGCTTTTCAATCTCAACAGCAACACGACTCATTGTTTTTACTGCATCAATCGGATATTTTCCATATGCAGTTTCACCGCTAAGCATGATAGCATCTGTACGCTGATATATTGCATTGGCAATATCGCTCACCTCTGCACGCGTTGGACGTGGATTATCAATCATAGTGTGGAGCATCTGCGTTGCAATGATAACCGGCTTGCGCATCTGCATTGCTGCACGAATCAGCTTACGCTGAACCACCGGAATCTGCTCAGCAGGAAGTTCTACCCCTAAATCGCCACGAGCAACCATAATCCCATAAGAATAGTTAAGAATCTCTTCAATATTCTCAACCCCTTCCTGATTCTCGATCTTTGATATGATCTTAACGTTGCTATTCTTCTCGTCAAGAATTCTTTGAATAGCCATCAGATCGTGCTTGTTACGAACAAAAGAGTGAGCAATAAAATCGATGTCGTTATCGATAGCCCAATGTATAAAATCAATATCTTTATCGCTAAGAGCTGGCAATTTTACCTGTACTCCTGGCACATTAACGCTCTTCTTTCCCTTTAAAGTTCCATTATCCTGCGATTCGCAGAAAAGGTATTCATCGTTTTTATCGATTACCAAGAAGGCCAGTTCTCCATCATCAACAAGGATGGATGAGCCAACAGGAATGTCCTTCACAAAATCGTTATACGAAACGTATACGGTATCCCCAAATGATAATCCGTTACTATCCCCCTTAAACTTAAGCTTATCTCCATGCTTTACAACGATATTCTCCTCATCCTTCATCTTGCATGTGCGCACCTCAGGCCCTTTGGTGTCAACAAGGATGGCGATTTTTTCGGATACAGCCCTAACATTTTCAATTACTCGTGTAGAATCTTCCGGAGTTTGATGAGCAGTATTTAAACGAACAACATCCATTCCAGCTTCGTAGAGTTGACGAATAAATTCAATATCACACCGTCTGTCTGAAATGGTTGCTACAATTTTCGTTTTCTTTAGCATCATAATGCAGTTTTACTGAGTTCGCTTGTATTACTATTTAGCACAAAGGTAGTCTTTTAAAAGTATCCCTAAAGCGTTGTACGCCAGCCTTCACTCATTTTAACAGAACGATTTTCACCCTAGTTGCACACCCTGTTTTTGCATTAACCAAAAAAACACCTTAAGCAAGTCAAGTACTATAAAAAACCGATCAAGATCGCTATATTCGCAACTTTGAATAATATGGTGTGGAGATGGAATGGATCAATTACAAAACCGACTATTTGAATTTCCTACGGTTGGAAAAGTCGCTCTCTGAAAATTCTTTAATGGCCTACGAAAGAGACTTCAACAAGCTGAGTTCTTTCGTGGAAAAGAACTATCCAAAACTACCTCCAACGGCAGTCAGCCAACAGCACCTCGAAGAATTTTTAGCGTCGCTATACGACGATGGTCTAAACGCTCGCTCTCAGGCAAGAGTTTTGAGCAGCATTAAAGGCTTCTACAAGTTTCTTATGCTAGAAGATGAAATTGAAGAAGATCCAACCGAGCTTATTCAAGGTCCAAAATTAGACAGAAAACTCCCCCATGTTCTTTCAGTCGAAGAAATAGATCTCCTTATTAACGCCATAGACCTTAGCAAGCTTGAAGGATCACGAAATAGGGCGATACTCGAAACGCTATACAGCTGTGGCCTACGCGTATCGGAAGCCATCAACCTTCGCCTTAGCGACTTATTCTTTAAGGAAGAGTACATCAGAATAATAGGAAAAGGAGACAAAGAACGCCTTGTCCCCATCAACCAAAAAGCAATAGGATACATAGAAAAGTACCTTGTAGACCGAAGTAGGCTAAACATAAACCCAAAATCGGAGAATATACTCTTCCTAAACCGGCGGGGAAATCAGCTTACCAGAGTTATGGTGTTTACCATTATTAAGGATCTAAGCCGAAAAGTTGGGTTAAACAAAAAGATAAGCCCTCACACCTTTCGTCATTCATTCGCATCCCACCTTTTTGAAAGAGGGGCCGATTTAAAAGTAATCCAAGAACTTCTTGGTCACGAAACCATTATTACAACCGAAATTTACACACATCTCGAAAAAGAGCATTTACGCGAAGTACTGCTAATGCATCACCCTCGAGCAGTTGCGCCATAAACCTTTAGCCGAAATCCAAACAAACTCCAAACCGCTACTATTCAATCAATTAGTACTGATTCGCACTGTTGCTTAAGCTATAACACAGTTTAAGAAAAGCAATTTTGTAAAATTTCATACCTTTGAAGCCCTTATTGAGTTGTATCACAAAGCGAAATAACAACCTAAAAACAATTTCGATAAAATGTCACAAGTAAAACGCGTGTATACCTTCGGAAACAAGCAAGCCGAAGGTAATGGTAAGATGCGTGAGCTTCTTGGCGGTAAAGGTGCTAACCTTGCCGAAATGAACCTCATCGGCATGCCAGTTCCTCCCGGATTCACCATCACTACTGAAGTATGTACAGAGTACTACAAGCTAGGTAAGGACCAAGTTGTAGAACTTCTTAAGCCAGAAGTAGAGAAAGCAGTTAAGTACGTTGAAGAAATTATGGGCGTTAAGTTTGGTAATAACGAAGACCCTCTTCTTCTTTCAGTACGCTCTGGTTCTCGCGCTTCTATGCCAGGTATGATGGATACCATTCTGAACCTAGGCTTGAACGACGAGGCGGTTGCTGGTATTGCTAAGAAGAGCGGCAACGAAAGATTTGCTTGGGACTCATACCGTCGTTTCGTACAAATGTACGGTGACGTAGTACTTGGTATGAAGCCAGCTTCTAAGGAAGAAGAAGATCCATTCGAAGTTATCATCCACACCCTTAAAGAAGAAAAGGGCGTTCATAACGATACAGACCTTACTACCGAAGACCTCAAGGACCTTGTAAAGCGCTTTAAGGCAGCCGTTAAGGAAGTTACTGGACACGATTTCCCAACATCTCCATGGGAGCAGCTTTGGGGTGCCGTTTGCTCGGTATTCGACAGCTGGATGAACGAGCGTGCTATCCTTTACCGTCAGCTTAACAAGATCCCAGAAGAATGGGGTACTGCAGTTAACGTTCAAGCGATGGTATTCGGTAACATGGGCGAAACCTCTGCTACTGGTGTATGTTTCTCTCGCGACTCAAGCACTGGCGAAAACCTATTTAACGGTGAGTACCTAGTTAACGCACAAGGCGAAGACGTAGTTGCAGGTATCCGTACCCCACAAGAAATCACCATCATCGGTTCACAACGTTGGGCTGAGCGTAAGGGCATGTCTGAAGCAGAAAGAAAGGCAACTTTCCCTTCTCTTGAAGAGGTTATGCCAGCTGCTTACAAGGAACTATTCGATATCCAGAAGAAGATGGACACCTACTTCAAGGATATGCAAGATATGGAGTTCACCATCCAAGATGGTAAACTTTGGATGCTTCAAACCCGTGCTGGAAAGCGTACTGGTGCTGCTATGGTTAAGATCGCCATGGACATGCTTCGCGAAGGTCTTATCACCGAAGAAGAAGCCATTCTACGCGTTGAGCCAAACAAGCTAGACGAGCTACTCCACCCAGTATTCGATAAGGCTGCTATCAAGAGCGCAAAGACGATTTCTCGTGGTCTTCCAGCTTCTCCAGGTGCAGCTACCGGCCAAATCGTTTTCTTTGCTGATGACGCTGAGGCTTGGGCTAACCAAGGAAAGGAAACCATCCTTGTTCGTATCGAAACCTCTCCAGAAGACCTTAAGGGTATGAACGTTGCTAACGGTATCCTTACCGCTCGTGGTGGTATGACCTCTCACGCTGCCGTTGTGGCTCGTGGTATGGGTAAGTGCTGCGTATCGGGTGCTAGCAACCTTAAGATCGACTACAAGGCTCGCACTCTAGAAATCGACGGAAAGGTTTACAACGAAGGAGACTTTATCTCGCTAAACGGTACCACCGGTGAAGTTTACGAAGGTAAGGTTGCTACCCAAAAGCCAGAGCTTAGCGGTGACTTCGGCGAAATTATGAAGCTTGCCGACAAGTACGCTAAGATGCTTGTTAGAACCAACGCTGATACCCCACACGATGCTAAGGTGGCACGCGAGTTCGGCGCTCAAGGTATTGGCCTTTGCCGTACCGAGCACATGTTCTTCGAAGGCGACCGCATCAAGAGCGTTCGCGAGATGATTCTTGCTAACGATGAGGCTGGCCGTCGTAAGGCGCTTGCTAAGCTTCTTCCTATCCAACGCGAAGACTTCGAAGGCCTATTCGAAGTTATGGCTGGTCTTGCCGTAACCGTACGTCTACTTGACCCACCATTGCACGAGTTCGTTCCTCACGAAGAAAAGCAACAGCGCGAAATGGCTGCTGAGCTTGGCATCACCTTCGAGGAAGTACGCGAAAAAGTACACAGCCTTGCTGAGGTTAACCCAATGCTTGGACACCGTGGCTGCCGCCTAGGTAACACCTACCCAGAAATCACCGAGATGCAAGCTCGCGCTATCATCGAGGCTGCTCTTAACCTTAAGAAGAAGGGCGTTGATGCTGCTAAGGTAGAAATCATGGTTCCTCTTGTTGGTAACGTTAAGGAGCTTGAGTACCAAAAGGACATCATCGAAACCACCATCGCTAAGGTATTCGAAGAGTACGGTGATACAGTTGAGTACACCATTGGTACCATGATCGAGGTTCCTCGTGCTGCTGTAACCGCTGACGAGATTGCTAAGGTTGCTCAGTTCTTCTCATTCGGAACCAACGACCTTACCCAGATGACCCTTGGTTTCTCTCGCGACGATATCGGTAAGTTCCTTCCTGAATATCTTAAGAGAGGTATCCTTAAGGTTGATCCATTCGAAGTACTCGACCAAGACGGCGTAGGCCAACTTGTTAAGGGTGCTGTTGCTAAGGGTCGTAGCACTCGCGAAAACCTTAAGTGCGGTATCTGCGGTGAGCACGGTGGAGAGCCATCATCAGTTGAATTCTGCCACTTCGCAGGACTTAACTACGTTTCTTGCTCGCCATACCGTGTGCCAATCGCTCGCCTAGCTGCTGCTCAAGCTGCTATCAAGGAAAGCAAAATGAAGTAGTTGACACTTCCTTAAATATAAAGAGCCGCCTTTGTGCGGCTCTTTTTTTTGTTCTACACCACCTGTCACTCTGACATAAAGAGAATGAGACCACATCGGAAGATCTACGTAGGAGTCCGTAGGATGTACGTAGGATCTCTGCATGACAAATTGTCGCATTTTCCTCAAAGCTCATAGTACATTCTTCTGCCCCCCCATAAAGCGCCTCTTGCAACCAAAAGGTGATAAATATCATATCAGCCCCAACTTTTGCCCCAATCATCCTATTTTTGTAGAAAACCATTGCTATGCTACAAGCATCAATCAACATAGGAACTAGCATCAGCCTCATTGCTGCCGATTCGCTAGATGAGCAGTTTGCCGCTGCGGGGCTAACCGAGATCAACATAAATGCGGCAAGCGGAGTGCTGACGTTTGGCTATAAGGATGGTCCTTCGCTGAGAAATGCTATCGAGTTACTGAAACGCAATAGCATCAATATAGAGGTAAAAAAAGAGGTATTCCCCATTACTGGCATGAGCTGCGCCTCATGCGCGGCCAGCGCCCAGACGATGCTATCCTCAGCCGAAGGCGTGGTGGAGGCATCGGTAAACATCGCCAACGAATCGGGGCTAGTGGAGTACGCTCCAGCACTAACCTCCCCTACCGAACTCCGAAAGGTGCTCCAGCAGGTGGGCTTCGACCTCATCATCGAAGAGGATAAGGCTGCGCAGGAAGAGGAAGTGGCGCAACAGCAGCGGGCACACCTAAAGCAGCTCCGAAGACAAACCGTTGGGGCCATCGCCTTTTCTATCCCAACAGCAGCCATTGGCATGCTTTGGATGGAGTGGCGCTTTGCCAACGTTACCATGTGGCTGCTCTCGACTCCGGTTCTGCTCATCTTCGGGCGCCAGTTCTTCGTAAACGCCTGGCGGCAGGCTCGGCATCGAAAGGCAAACATGGACACGCTTGTGGCCATCAGCACCTTTACGTCCTACGCCTTCAGCGTTTTCAACACGCTGCTCCCCGACGTATGGCTACGTCAAGGGCTTGAGGCGCACGTCTACTTCGAGGCATCGGCCGTAATCATCTCGTTCATCCTGCTAGGCCGACTTCTCGAGGAGCGCGCCAAGAGCAGCACCTCGTCAGCCATCAAGAAGCTGATAGGGCTACAGCCCAACACAGTTGTCCGCATCAACGAGAATGGAGAAGAAGAGAAAATTCCCATATCCAAAGTGCTTAAAGGTGATAAGCTGATTTCCAAGCCGGGAGAAAAGATTGCCGTTGACGGAAGGGTTGCCTCCGGCAGCTCGTTCGTGGACGAGAGCATGATTACCGGCGAGCCCATCGCCTCTGAAAAGTACGAAGGCGAACCCGTTTACGCGGGCACCATTAACCAGAACAGCTACCTTACCTATATAGCCGAAAAAATTGGAGGAGAGACCGTTCTATCTCAAATCGTAAAAAAGGTGCAGGAGGCGCAGGGAAGCAAGGCTCCCGTGCAGCAGCTGGTGGATAAGATTGCAGGCATCTTTGTTCCCGTGGTGATGGCGATTGCCCTCGCTAGCTTTGGCTTCTGGATGGTGCTTGGCTCCGACAATGCCGTGTCGATGGCCATCCTATCGTTTGTAACCGTGCTGGTTATTGCCTGCCCCTGTGCGCTAGGGCTGGCAACACCAACGGCCATCATGGTTGCCATGGGCAAGGGAGCCCAGCGCGGGATCTTGATCAAGGATGCCGAAAGCCTTGAGATGGCAAAAAAAGTAAGCGTTGTTCTCCTCGACAAGACAGGCACAATTACCCTAGGAGATGTAAAAGTCGACAGCATTGAGTGGGCCAGCGAGGCCAATATTAGCCAACTCTCGTCGGCACTCTACAGCATAGAGAAACGCTCTAACCATCCGCTGGCAAACGCCGTAGCGGCCTATCTCGAAGGTCAGAGCGAGGCTACTGACATTTCGGAATTCGAAAGCATCACAGGACGTGGGGTAAAGGCTACTATTGCCGCCAAGAACTACTACATAGGCAATCTACAGCTAATCGAAGAACAGCGTATTCCTATTTCGGATAGGATGACAGAGGCCTTCGAGTACCATTCGGACAAGGGGCGCACAGTAGTCCTTTTCGCCCATCAGGATGGCGTTGTGGCAGCCATAGCGCTATCCGATCAGCTAAAGCCCACCTCAGCAGACGCCATACGAAGGCTCCGAGAGAGAGGAATCGAAGTGGTAATGCTCACCGGCGATGCCGATAGGGTTGCACAGGCAGTTGCCAAGCAGGCTGGTGTTAGCAGCTACAGAAGCCAGCTGCTCCCATCCGACAAGTCGGATTTCGTAAAGCAGCTACAGGCCGAAGGGAAAGTGGTGGCAATGGTTGGCGATGGCATAAACGATGCCGAAGCGCTAGCCCAAGCCAACGTCAGCATCGCCATGGGCAAGGGGACCGACGTTGCCATGTCGGTGGCCAAGATCACCATCATCTCCTCCGACCTGACAAAGGTAGCAGAGGCCATAACCCTCTCCTCCATCACCACCCGCGCTATCAGACAGAACCTATTCTGGGCGTTTATCTACAACGTTGTAGGCATTCCGATAGCTGCAGGAGCGCTATTCCCGCTAACGGGATTCATGCTCAACCCAATGGTGGCAAGCGCAGCCATGGCGCTCAGTTCCGTATCGGTAGTATCGAATAGCCTTCGAATTCGTTCGCACAAAATCTAGCGTAGAATGTTACTAGGGAAACCGTAAAATAGAATACCATGACCAAGTTTGAGTTTAAGACAACAATTAACTGCGGCGGATGCCTGGCAAAGGTAAAGCCAGTACTCGACGCCAACAGCAGCATAAAAAGCTGGAAAGTCGACACATCGACACCCGAAAAGGTACTAACCGTGGAAACCGACAGTGCAACGCCCGAGCAAATCATCGAAGCGCTGTCCAAAATTGGGTATAAAGCAGAGCTTAAATAAGCAACACCTTTTGATTGATTCATACGATAATGCAAGATTGAGCAACGTGCTCTTTTTTGCATTATTTGCATACGCGCAGCCGTAACCCCGCGCTTGGTGATAATTAATATTTATCTTGCCCAAAAGAATACAGAGCAGCAATGATACGACCAGCAACATCCGCAGATGCCTCCGCCATCTGCAGCATTTACAACCATTACATAGAAAATACGGTAATTACCTTCGAGGAAAATCCCCTTACCGAAGACGAGATGGCCGAACGAATACGAGCATACAGCGAGAAGTACGCCTACATCGTGTACGAAGAGGATGGAGAGGTGATTGGATATGCTTACGGTTCTAGTTGGAGAACACGTAGGGCTTACAGATTCAGCACCGAGACCACCGTTTACCTAAAGGATGGAGCAGCCGGAAAAGGAATCGGCTCTTTACTCTACTCCGAGCTTATTGAAAGGCTAAAGGGAAAAGGCTTCCATTCACTGATAGGCTGCATAACCCTACCAAACGAAAAGAGCGTGAGGCTCCACGAGAAGATGGGCTTTAAAAAAGTAGCCCACTTCCACGAAGCGGGCTGGAAATTCGATCAATGGCTCGATGTTGGATTTTGGGAGTTACTTGTTTAAACAGCTCTTAGTTCACCTACCGATAACCCTTTTAGCCTATTAATGACGGATGAAAAGATGAAGAGTTCTCGCTTTTTTGCCTTTTTCTCGAAGAAGGTAGATGCAATAGTACAAATACCCTCAACCTCGTTGTAAAGCGAACAAAGAACAGCAATCTCCGGCTCTTTCATCTTCTTATTTGGGAGCATAAGCATAGCCTGAACTTGCCCCATTTCATTAAGAAGTGCAGCTTGCTGGGCAAGCTTATCGAGTAGAAAAGGGTTTACCCCATTAGCCACCAGTTCGCTTCGCCTGCTAGGCGACAAATTTACTGCAAAATGTTCTAGCACTCTAATTAGCTCCTCTTCCGATAGCATGTTTGGCCTTTGCTGGAACATAGTAAACCCCAAGGCCGAAAGGAATTCATTTTTCTTCTCCACATTGTCTTGGTTGTCAACCTCTATTTGTATTTTCAAGCAGCTTAAGTCAAAAGCGGCATGCTGCAACGATTCGTAAATATCAAACTTCAAAAAGCGATAAATGCTCGGGAGCTCAACTCCAAGTATTCCGGAAAAAGCATTATCCAATCGGCTATCAAGATCTGTGATATAGCCTCTTGTCCACAACGAACGAATTTCGGAAAGTTCCTTTATGCAGCAGCGCAAGCTTGCCGCAATAACCTTTCCGCCTGCAAGCATTAAGGCATCATTGTAAGGGTAGTTGCGAGTTATCATAGCTTTTATTTTAAAAGTAACCTGAAGATTTGCCTACATTTTAAGCTACCTAAAGCTACTTTAATCGTTAAACTATCGCAAGTTTTTGAGCAACTTTATCGCGACCAAAATACAATAGTCTAAATACAAGCACGTTTAACGACACATTACTTTAAAAAAAATGCAGCCACCAGAACCTCTATTGCATTAGCATTACTGGTAAACTAAGACGAAGAATTACGTCTTCGACAGCCTTACATTTACATTTTCCCCGCCTGTACCTCCAAGAACAAATAATTCCAAAAGCAAACCCGCAAAGAAGCTACAGTTTAAAACTAAAACATCAATAATAAAAATAAATCAAAAACACAATACTATACATATGCTTCAAATCAACATCATATTAAAGAAAACATCGTATGTTTTTAAACAATAAAAAGCAGCGCGTTTTTTTTGTCTTTTTCTTCGGTAATCCCAACGGGTTCAACTACATTTGCTCGAAATCTTTTAATATAACGTTTATGAAACTTTCGCATATCGAGCACATCGGGATTGCTGTTAAGGATTTAGCAACTGCAATACCTTACTACGAAAAGGTTTTAGGTCTAACCTGCTACAATGTTGAGGAGGTTAAGGACCAAAAGGTTAAGACTGCCTTTTTCATGATCGGACAAACCAAAATCGAGCTTCTTGAGTCGACCGATCCAGAAGGACCAATTGGTAAGTTTATTGAGAAGAAAGGCGAAGGCGTTCACCACATTGCATTTGCGGTAGAAGGTATCGAAAATGCTCTAGAATTTGCAGCAGAGCAAGGCGTACAGCTAATTGACAAGGCTCCTCGTAAGGGTGCTGAAGGCCTAAGCATTGCATTCCTACACCCAAAATCAACCATGGGCGTGCTTACCGAACTTTGCGAAGACAAGAATAAGTAGAAAACAACCTGATATTACTCCAAATGACCCAACACGAAAAAATCCAAGAGCTACTCAAGCTTCGCGAAGAGGCTAAGCTTGGTGGTGGACAAAAGAGAATTGATTCTCAACACAAGAAGGGCAAGTACACTGCTCGCGAGCGTATCGACATGCTTCTTGACGAAAAGAGCTTCGAAGAGTTCGACATGTTCGTTAGCCACAGATGTATTGATTTCGGCCTAGAAAAAGAAACTTACCTATCTGACGGCGTTGTTACCGGTTATGGTACCATCGACGGACGACTTGTTTATGTTTTCTCGCAAGACTTTACCGTATTCGGAGGATCGCTATCCGAAATGTTTGCAGCAAAGATCTGCAAGGTTATGGATATGGCTATGAAGACTGGCGCTCCTGTTATCGGTATCAACGACTCGGGTGGTGCTCGTATTCAAGAAGGGGTTAAGGCTCTTGGTGGCTACGCAGATATCTTCCAGCGTAACATTATGGCCTCTGGAGTAATTCCTCAAATCTCTGCAATGTTTGGTCCATGTGCTGGTGGTGCAGTATACTCTCCTGCGCTTACCGACTTCAACATTATGACCAAGGGAACCAGCTACATGTTCGTAACCGGACCAAAGGTTGTTAAGACCGTAACCGGCGAAGATGTAACACAAGAGCAACTTGGTGGTGCTAGCATCCATGCAACTAAGTCGGGTGTTGCTCACTTTGTAGCAGAAAACGAAGAAGAAGGTATCATGCTTATCCGTAAGCTGCTTAGCTACCTTCCTCAGAACAACCTCGAAGAGGCACCTCTTAAGCTTACTGCCGATCCAATCAACCGTATCGAAGAGCGCCTAAACGAGATCATTCCTGACAATCCTAACAAACCTTACGACGTTAAGGAAATCATCCACCTACTGGTAGACGATAAGGAATTCCTAGAGGTACACCGCGACTACGCTCCAAACATCATCTGCGGATTTGCCCGTTTCAACGGCATGTCGGTAGGGGTTGTTGCTAACCAGCCAATGTACCTAGCAGGTGTGCTTGACATTAACGCTTCGCGTAAGGCAGCTCGCTTTGTTCGCTTCTGCGACGCCTTCAACATTCCATTGGTAACCCTTGTTGACGTTCCTGGATTCCTTCCTGGTACTGCTCAAGAGTACGGTGGTATCATCCTTCACGGTGCTAAGCTTCTATTCGCTTACGGCGAAGCTACTGTACCAAAGGTTACCATCATCCTCCGCAAGGCTTACGGTGGTGCATACGACGTAATGAGCTCTAAGCACCTTCGTGGCGACATCAACTACGCTTGGCCAGGTGCTGAGATCGCAGTTATGGGACCTAAGGGCGCCATCGAAGTTCTTCTTAGCCGCGAAATTGGCAGCATTGAAGACGAGAAGGCTAAAGTTCAATTCCTCCTTGAGAAGGAACAGGAATATCGCGACAAGTTTGCCAACCCATACGTGGCTGCCAAGTTTGGCTACATCGACGATGTAATCGAGCCTAAGAACACCCGTTTCCGTATTGCTCGTGCACTTCAGTCGCTTGCTACTAAGAAGGATGTGAATCCACCTAAGAAGCACTCGAATATTCCATTGTAATATAAAACCCTATGAACAGACTTTTTAATTCGTTAAGAAGTTTGGTTATCATCATATCGCTATGCGCTTTTGGGGGCAACGCTGTTGCCCAAAGCGCTAGCGACTTGAGGATAAACGAATTTCTTGTAAACAACGTCAACAACTACCAAGACGATTTTGGGGTTCAAGGCTCGTGGATAGAAATCTTCAACTCCGCCTACAACACGGTGAACATTGCAGGTTGCTACCTCACCAACGACCCCAACAATCCAAAAATGTATAGAATCCCCAAAGATCCTATTACTAAGATTGCACCAAGAAGCTATTTGGTTTTTTGGGCCGATAACAAGACCACACACGGGACACTACACCTTAACTTCGACCTAAAAAGCTCAAAATACTTAGCGCTTTACGACCAAAGCGGAAAAATTCTTATTGACAGCGTATCGTTTAATCCTGCCGTACAAAAGGCAGACACCAGCTGGGGACGCGTTTTTGATGCGGATGCCAAATGGATTGCGATGGGTAAGCCTACTCCTAACGGCAATAACGATACCGTTGAACGCCCTTCGGCAGGTGCTATATTCTTACATTTCGACCCATCGGGTGCTACTATGGCTATCATTTCGATGAGCGTTGTTTTCTCGGCTTTGATTCTTCTTTACCTATCGTTCAAGTTTATTGGCAAAGCCAACATCAACCATGCACGTAGAATGAAGG
Encoded proteins:
- the ppdK gene encoding pyruvate, phosphate dikinase, producing the protein MSQVKRVYTFGNKQAEGNGKMRELLGGKGANLAEMNLIGMPVPPGFTITTEVCTEYYKLGKDQVVELLKPEVEKAVKYVEEIMGVKFGNNEDPLLLSVRSGSRASMPGMMDTILNLGLNDEAVAGIAKKSGNERFAWDSYRRFVQMYGDVVLGMKPASKEEEDPFEVIIHTLKEEKGVHNDTDLTTEDLKDLVKRFKAAVKEVTGHDFPTSPWEQLWGAVCSVFDSWMNERAILYRQLNKIPEEWGTAVNVQAMVFGNMGETSATGVCFSRDSSTGENLFNGEYLVNAQGEDVVAGIRTPQEITIIGSQRWAERKGMSEAERKATFPSLEEVMPAAYKELFDIQKKMDTYFKDMQDMEFTIQDGKLWMLQTRAGKRTGAAMVKIAMDMLREGLITEEEAILRVEPNKLDELLHPVFDKAAIKSAKTISRGLPASPGAATGQIVFFADDAEAWANQGKETILVRIETSPEDLKGMNVANGILTARGGMTSHAAVVARGMGKCCVSGASNLKIDYKARTLEIDGKVYNEGDFISLNGTTGEVYEGKVATQKPELSGDFGEIMKLADKYAKMLVRTNADTPHDAKVAREFGAQGIGLCRTEHMFFEGDRIKSVREMILANDEAGRRKALAKLLPIQREDFEGLFEVMAGLAVTVRLLDPPLHEFVPHEEKQQREMAAELGITFEEVREKVHSLAEVNPMLGHRGCRLGNTYPEITEMQARAIIEAALNLKKKGVDAAKVEIMVPLVGNVKELEYQKDIIETTIAKVFEEYGDTVEYTIGTMIEVPRAAVTADEIAKVAQFFSFGTNDLTQMTLGFSRDDIGKFLPEYLKRGILKVDPFEVLDQDGVGQLVKGAVAKGRSTRENLKCGICGEHGGEPSSVEFCHFAGLNYVSCSPYRVPIARLAAAQAAIKESKMK
- a CDS encoding heavy metal translocating P-type ATPase, giving the protein MLQASINIGTSISLIAADSLDEQFAAAGLTEININAASGVLTFGYKDGPSLRNAIELLKRNSINIEVKKEVFPITGMSCASCAASAQTMLSSAEGVVEASVNIANESGLVEYAPALTSPTELRKVLQQVGFDLIIEEDKAAQEEEVAQQQRAHLKQLRRQTVGAIAFSIPTAAIGMLWMEWRFANVTMWLLSTPVLLIFGRQFFVNAWRQARHRKANMDTLVAISTFTSYAFSVFNTLLPDVWLRQGLEAHVYFEASAVIISFILLGRLLEERAKSSTSSAIKKLIGLQPNTVVRINENGEEEKIPISKVLKGDKLISKPGEKIAVDGRVASGSSFVDESMITGEPIASEKYEGEPVYAGTINQNSYLTYIAEKIGGETVLSQIVKKVQEAQGSKAPVQQLVDKIAGIFVPVVMAIALASFGFWMVLGSDNAVSMAILSFVTVLVIACPCALGLATPTAIMVAMGKGAQRGILIKDAESLEMAKKVSVVLLDKTGTITLGDVKVDSIEWASEANISQLSSALYSIEKRSNHPLANAVAAYLEGQSEATDISEFESITGRGVKATIAAKNYYIGNLQLIEEQRIPISDRMTEAFEYHSDKGRTVVLFAHQDGVVAAIALSDQLKPTSADAIRRLRERGIEVVMLTGDADRVAQAVAKQAGVSSYRSQLLPSDKSDFVKQLQAEGKVVAMVGDGINDAEALAQANVSIAMGKGTDVAMSVAKITIISSDLTKVAEAITLSSITTRAIRQNLFWAFIYNVVGIPIAAGALFPLTGFMLNPMVASAAMALSSVSVVSNSLRIRSHKI
- a CDS encoding heavy-metal-associated domain-containing protein — encoded protein: MTKFEFKTTINCGGCLAKVKPVLDANSSIKSWKVDTSTPEKVLTVETDSATPEQIIEALSKIGYKAELK
- a CDS encoding arsinothricin resistance N-acetyltransferase ArsN1 family B translates to MIRPATSADASAICSIYNHYIENTVITFEENPLTEDEMAERIRAYSEKYAYIVYEEDGEVIGYAYGSSWRTRRAYRFSTETTVYLKDGAAGKGIGSLLYSELIERLKGKGFHSLIGCITLPNEKSVRLHEKMGFKKVAHFHEAGWKFDQWLDVGFWELLV